The Streptomyces sp. Alt3 genome has a segment encoding these proteins:
- a CDS encoding helix-turn-helix domain-containing protein, with the protein MHPDPARHAGTGHLAAWQREVGLRLAAVKAGRRHDGPFAASLTGVPLGYVRLLSLEADPVRLSRTPGLVESAPARAVAVVLQEHGHAALTQDGRSTVLEPGQAAVVDLRRPFALDERERFRLRVLRVPDHALDVPEHSVRRVTGRALSPRDGVPALLVPLLARLAVTAGRIPPSVADALGGNTTDLLATLVHDASDPDDDDHAGAARDRLVRSVLRHIDRHLGDPDLGPETIAAAHRISVRYLHRLFEDEAVTVSRLVQRRRVEECAKELARRGGVSATVSAVSSRWGFHSPAHFSRAFKALYGHPPGRWRGAAPATTDTVRP; encoded by the coding sequence GTGCACCCCGACCCCGCCCGCCACGCCGGCACCGGCCACCTGGCCGCCTGGCAGCGCGAAGTCGGGCTGCGGCTGGCCGCGGTGAAGGCGGGCCGTCGGCACGACGGCCCCTTCGCGGCGTCGCTCACCGGCGTGCCGCTCGGTTACGTACGCCTGCTGTCGCTGGAGGCGGACCCCGTCCGGCTCAGCCGCACCCCCGGACTCGTCGAGAGCGCACCCGCCCGGGCGGTCGCGGTCGTCCTCCAGGAACACGGACACGCGGCCCTCACCCAGGACGGCCGCAGTACCGTGCTGGAACCCGGGCAGGCCGCCGTCGTCGACCTGCGGCGGCCCTTCGCGCTGGACGAGCGGGAACGGTTCCGCCTCCGCGTCCTGCGCGTGCCGGACCACGCGCTCGACGTACCCGAGCACTCCGTCCGGAGGGTGACAGGGCGCGCCCTGTCACCACGTGACGGAGTACCCGCGCTGCTCGTCCCCCTCCTCGCCCGGCTCGCCGTCACGGCCGGCCGGATACCCCCCTCGGTAGCCGACGCCCTGGGCGGCAACACCACCGATCTGCTCGCCACCCTGGTGCACGACGCGTCCGACCCGGACGACGACGACCACGCGGGGGCCGCCCGCGACCGGCTGGTGCGGTCCGTGCTCCGTCACATCGACCGTCATCTCGGCGACCCGGACCTCGGCCCCGAGACCATCGCCGCCGCCCACCGCATCTCCGTGCGCTACCTCCACCGCCTCTTCGAGGACGAGGCCGTCACGGTGAGCCGGCTCGTCCAGCGGCGCCGCGTCGAGGAATGCGCGAAGGAACTGGCCCGTCGCGGGGGCGTCAGCGCCACCGTCTCGGCGGTGTCGTCGCGCTGGGGATTCCACAGCCCGGCGCACTTCAGCCGGGCCTTCAAGGCGCTGTACGGCCACCCGCCCGGCCGGTGGCGCGGGGCCGCACCGGCGACGACGGACACCGTCCGGCCCTGA
- a CDS encoding alpha/beta hydrolase: MEQQGQPLEPPLVLERLARAFTEGNRCPGAGDGSDVARARDTAAAWQDGSAGDPDVTEEWLALPGPAGRRIRVCILRPAGVTGPLPVVLYLHGIGWTLGSATAHRRLIDDLVLGVDAAVVVPEYDRVPEARYPVAVEQGLAVAGWIADHGAQWQLDAGRMAVAGVSAGANLAAGVTLLARRSAGVRFRHQVLVCPVTDSAMDTPSYGLFAEGFFLGRAAMSGFWEAYVPDPARRSESAASPLRATPEELSGLPPALVVTAEADVVRDEGEAYAARMREAGVPVVSVRYQGTVHGFVLFGALRESHASRAARTQMTDTLHVALHSGCP, translated from the coding sequence ATGGAACAGCAGGGTCAGCCCCTGGAACCGCCGCTCGTCCTGGAACGCCTCGCGCGGGCCTTCACCGAGGGGAACCGCTGTCCCGGGGCCGGGGACGGATCCGACGTGGCGAGGGCCAGGGACACCGCCGCCGCCTGGCAGGACGGCTCCGCGGGCGACCCGGACGTGACGGAGGAGTGGCTGGCTCTGCCGGGACCGGCGGGGCGGCGGATCAGGGTCTGCATCCTCAGGCCCGCGGGGGTGACGGGGCCGTTGCCGGTGGTGCTGTATCTGCACGGGATCGGCTGGACACTGGGGAGTGCCACCGCCCATCGGCGGCTGATCGACGACCTGGTGCTCGGCGTGGACGCGGCCGTCGTCGTGCCCGAGTACGACCGGGTCCCCGAGGCCCGCTATCCGGTGGCGGTGGAACAGGGGCTCGCGGTCGCCGGATGGATCGCCGACCACGGTGCACAGTGGCAGTTGGACGCCGGGCGGATGGCGGTGGCGGGGGTCTCGGCGGGCGCCAATCTGGCCGCCGGGGTCACGCTGCTGGCCCGACGCAGCGCCGGGGTCCGGTTCCGGCACCAGGTACTGGTCTGCCCGGTCACCGACTCGGCCATGGACACACCGTCGTACGGCCTCTTCGCCGAGGGGTTCTTCCTGGGCCGCGCCGCGATGAGCGGCTTCTGGGAGGCCTACGTGCCGGATCCCGCACGGCGGTCCGAGAGCGCCGCCTCGCCCCTGCGGGCCACCCCCGAGGAGCTGTCGGGACTGCCCCCGGCCCTGGTCGTGACCGCCGAGGCGGACGTCGTACGCGACGAGGGCGAGGCGTACGCAGCGAGGATGCGGGAGGCCGGGGTGCCGGTGGTGTCGGTGCGGTACCAGGGGACGGTCCACGGCTTCGTCCTGTTCGGCGCCCTCCGGGAGAGCCACGCCTCCCGGGCGGCCAGGACCCAGATGACGGACACGCTCCATGTCGCCCTGCACAGCGGCTGTCCCTGA
- a CDS encoding alpha/beta hydrolase, translating into MPEDVARTSPVLEPAAAAFAEATANPPYLFELAPAEGRKAVDEVQSGDGVEKPEVDEEWITVQGGPTGDVRARIVKPAGATGTLPVILYIHGAGWVFGNAHTHDRLVRELAVGAGAAVVFPEYDLSPEARYPVAIEQNYAVARWIVQDGATKQLDGSRLAVAGDSVGGNMTAALTLMAKQRGDVALKHQVLFYPVTDASFDTGSYQQFATGYFLRRDGMQWFWDQYTTDEAERAQITASPLRATTEQLSGLPAALVITGEADVLRDEGEAYADKLREAGVPVTAVRFQGIIHDFVMLDALRGTHAAEAAITMAVQTLRTALHGS; encoded by the coding sequence ATGCCTGAAGACGTCGCACGTACCTCCCCCGTGCTGGAGCCGGCCGCTGCCGCTTTCGCCGAGGCGACGGCGAACCCGCCCTATCTCTTCGAACTCGCCCCCGCGGAAGGCCGTAAGGCGGTGGACGAGGTCCAGTCCGGCGACGGCGTCGAGAAGCCGGAGGTCGACGAGGAGTGGATCACGGTCCAGGGCGGGCCGACGGGCGACGTCCGGGCGCGCATCGTGAAGCCGGCCGGCGCCACGGGGACGCTGCCGGTGATCCTCTACATCCACGGCGCCGGCTGGGTGTTCGGCAACGCCCACACGCACGACCGCCTGGTGCGCGAGCTCGCCGTCGGCGCGGGCGCGGCCGTGGTCTTCCCCGAGTACGACCTCTCGCCCGAGGCCCGCTACCCGGTGGCCATCGAGCAGAACTACGCCGTCGCCCGGTGGATCGTCCAGGACGGTGCCACCAAGCAGCTGGACGGTTCCCGGCTGGCCGTGGCCGGTGACTCGGTGGGCGGCAACATGACCGCCGCTCTGACGCTGATGGCCAAGCAGCGCGGTGACGTGGCCCTCAAGCACCAGGTGCTGTTCTACCCGGTGACCGACGCGAGCTTCGACACCGGCTCGTACCAGCAGTTCGCCACCGGCTACTTCCTGCGCCGTGACGGCATGCAGTGGTTCTGGGACCAGTACACGACCGACGAGGCCGAGCGCGCCCAGATCACCGCCTCGCCGCTGAGGGCGACGACCGAGCAGCTCAGCGGGCTCCCCGCGGCTCTCGTGATCACCGGCGAGGCGGACGTGCTGCGCGACGAGGGCGAGGCCTACGCCGACAAGCTGCGTGAGGCCGGCGTGCCCGTCACCGCCGTGCGCTTCCAGGGCATCATCCACGACTTCGTCATGCTCGACGCCCTGCGTGGGACCCACGCCGCGGAAGCCGCGATCACCATGGCCGTCCAGACGCTGCGCACCGCCCTGCACGGCAGCTGA
- a CDS encoding alpha/beta fold hydrolase yields the protein MTTTPTVVLVHGAFADAGSWSGVVTELRSHGIPVVAAANPLRGLASDAAYIAAVASRIDGPVVLVGHSYGGALITVAGTAENVVGLVYIAAYVPDEGESLGELQGRFPLSPLVSNLREGVYPVAGEETAVEVTIAAEKFPEIFAADVPADVTEVLAVAQRPLSTTVFTETAAAAAWRTKPSWALVAGADQAINPDVERFGAERAGATTVELDGASHAVAVSRPKEVAALIVDAVTATTR from the coding sequence ATGACCACCACCCCCACCGTCGTACTCGTCCACGGAGCCTTCGCCGACGCAGGCAGCTGGTCCGGCGTCGTGACCGAGCTCCGGAGCCACGGCATCCCCGTGGTGGCCGCCGCGAACCCGCTGCGGGGGCTCGCCTCCGACGCCGCCTACATCGCGGCAGTGGCCTCCCGGATCGACGGACCCGTCGTCCTGGTCGGGCACTCCTACGGCGGCGCTCTCATCACCGTGGCGGGGACCGCCGAGAACGTCGTCGGGCTCGTCTACATCGCGGCCTACGTGCCCGACGAGGGCGAGAGCCTGGGCGAGCTCCAGGGCCGCTTCCCTCTCTCGCCCCTGGTCAGCAACCTGCGCGAGGGTGTGTACCCGGTCGCGGGCGAGGAGACCGCCGTCGAGGTCACCATCGCGGCCGAGAAGTTCCCGGAGATCTTCGCCGCGGACGTCCCGGCCGACGTCACCGAGGTGCTCGCCGTCGCACAGCGGCCGCTGTCGACCACGGTGTTCACGGAGACCGCCGCCGCGGCCGCGTGGCGGACCAAGCCGTCGTGGGCTCTCGTCGCGGGCGCCGACCAGGCGATCAACCCCGACGTCGAGCGCTTCGGCGCGGAGCGGGCCGGTGCGACGACGGTCGAGCTGGACGGCGCCTCGCACGCCGTCGCGGTCTCCCGGCCGAAGGAGGTCGCCGCGCTGATCGTCGACGCGGTGACGGCCACGACCCGCTGA
- a CDS encoding helix-turn-helix domain-containing protein — protein MRSAGPEPVGAAEAVDDGLPELHVRTDDGPADVRSHVVGPLRVTTVRGPALALRAVPGGAPGVTALVHVRGSAVLGDGGTGRCGPGDLVVCDGPFALRETEDFLLHMVQLPLHVLGPALDPAGLRGVHRPADSPTASLIEPLLVSLAGPGEAWQGPTADRLASDTAGLLTTLARETGSAFPPDAGSDRHLLTTRLRAYVNENLFDRGLSPESIAARHHISVRYLHKLFAGEGVTVSRWIQQRRLEECLRELGRRGGTPRPAVAVVGKRWGFGNAAHFSRSFRAAYGIAPRDRSGRPVRPS, from the coding sequence ATGAGGTCGGCCGGTCCGGAGCCTGTCGGTGCCGCCGAGGCGGTGGACGACGGGCTCCCCGAGCTGCACGTCCGTACGGACGACGGGCCGGCCGATGTGCGCAGCCACGTGGTCGGGCCGCTGCGCGTCACCACGGTCCGTGGCCCGGCGCTCGCTCTGCGGGCCGTACCCGGGGGTGCGCCAGGCGTCACGGCGCTGGTGCACGTACGCGGCTCGGCGGTCCTCGGCGACGGCGGCACCGGGCGGTGCGGCCCCGGGGATCTCGTGGTGTGTGACGGCCCGTTCGCCCTGCGGGAGACGGAGGACTTCCTCCTCCACATGGTCCAGCTGCCCCTGCACGTGCTGGGTCCGGCCCTCGACCCGGCGGGCCTGCGCGGGGTTCACCGGCCGGCGGACAGCCCCACGGCCTCCCTGATCGAACCGCTGCTGGTGTCCCTGGCCGGGCCGGGCGAGGCATGGCAGGGACCGACCGCGGACCGGCTGGCCTCCGACACGGCGGGGCTGCTCACGACCCTGGCGAGGGAGACGGGCAGCGCCTTCCCTCCGGACGCCGGATCCGACCGGCACCTGCTGACGACCCGTCTGCGGGCCTACGTCAACGAGAACCTCTTCGACCGGGGTCTGTCACCGGAGAGCATCGCCGCCCGTCACCACATCTCGGTGCGCTACCTGCACAAGCTGTTCGCCGGTGAGGGAGTCACGGTCAGCCGGTGGATACAGCAGCGCCGGCTGGAGGAGTGCCTGCGTGAGCTGGGCCGTCGGGGCGGGACGCCCCGGCCGGCCGTGGCGGTGGTGGGCAAGCGCTGGGGCTTCGGCAACGCGGCCCACTTCAGCCGGAGTTTCCGTGCGGCGTACGGCATCGCGCCCCGTGACCGGTCCGGCCGCCCTGTCCGCCCGTCCTGA
- a CDS encoding AAA family ATPase, with protein sequence MSVRETGLPGDGDDGPELVGRAAERAALSAALSGAGNAVLLRGDPGIGKTSLLEWAVRRARAADARVLRMVGAAAESGLAYAALHQVLWPLLDESAGLPPAQQDALERALGVREGAPPDGFALGDAALGLLARTAARRPLLVVLDDLQWSDETSATVFAFLQRRIERTAVVLLAATRDEEARFDGPTSTVIDVGCLSSDEAGVLVDSRCPDLESGVRHRILHEAGGNPLALTELPLQLDPDVGRGALPLPDHLPVGTRLGRLFEERIGRLSSPARDRLLRLALGEAGRRADLPGARVRVPHPPGDDGLREELTDSGLAVVDPATSELRFRHPLVASCVVELAPKAAVRKAHLRIAALLPPNHPQRALHLSAGTVDPDEGTASCLERAAEEMAQRRGEVEAARLYGRAAALSESPSGAVRRWIMAASLATRGAAPLDFIRRLLDEASRHPVPEDLAVLHQFSIAFFQLHEGSDYRAPAVVMSEILDGLGALPQEEPGGLRDSLFCLLILTTVYTGDDALWRNLDRHISQASPLAALCYDVWKDPARTAHGAAERLRPVLAALTPEQEAMSVWLILWTAVGADVIGEHPELLGRLQRQHLWGTRSFLDLVTCRDDVIRGRWESALRTAGRGARESAARGFDIHRMTYHLHAGFVLAGRGEAEALDALHEQLGPWARERGLRFLLDGMHAHRSLLALGAGRYEDAYAHAAAVTPPGTLPARAPWFLHSFLDLVEAAGHTGRGEQARAHVDAAVAAGVSEISGHHAFTVAAASALVAQDDALFRAALARPGAEQWPLTHARLHLAYGGHLRRRSRRKDAVLPLLEARRVFAGLGAVQWVAAADRELSAAGGAVPAAGRGETRPVLTAQERRIAELAAGGLTNREIANRVRVSPRTVGAHLYRIFPKLGVTSRAALSEALADAGARRSAPDTR encoded by the coding sequence ATGAGTGTGCGGGAGACCGGTCTTCCCGGTGACGGGGACGACGGGCCGGAACTGGTGGGACGCGCGGCCGAGCGTGCGGCTCTCTCGGCCGCGCTGTCCGGGGCCGGTAACGCCGTGCTTCTGCGCGGTGACCCCGGGATCGGCAAGACCAGCCTGCTCGAATGGGCCGTCCGCCGGGCCAGGGCCGCGGACGCGAGGGTGCTGCGCATGGTCGGCGCGGCGGCGGAGTCGGGCCTGGCCTACGCCGCGCTCCACCAGGTGCTGTGGCCGTTGCTGGACGAGTCCGCGGGCCTTCCCCCGGCCCAGCAGGACGCACTGGAGCGGGCTCTCGGCGTGCGTGAGGGGGCGCCGCCGGACGGATTCGCCCTGGGCGACGCCGCGCTCGGCCTGCTCGCCAGGACGGCCGCGCGCCGGCCGCTGCTCGTGGTCCTCGACGACCTCCAGTGGTCCGACGAGACGAGTGCCACGGTCTTCGCCTTCCTGCAGCGGCGGATCGAGCGGACGGCGGTGGTCCTGCTGGCTGCCACGCGCGACGAGGAGGCACGGTTCGACGGGCCCACCAGCACGGTGATCGACGTGGGATGTCTCAGCTCCGACGAGGCGGGCGTCCTGGTGGACTCCCGCTGCCCCGACCTGGAGTCCGGGGTGCGTCACCGCATCCTGCACGAGGCCGGCGGCAACCCGCTCGCGCTGACCGAGCTGCCGCTCCAGCTGGACCCCGATGTCGGCCGGGGCGCGCTGCCCCTGCCGGACCACCTTCCGGTGGGCACTCGCCTCGGACGCCTGTTCGAGGAGCGTATTGGTCGTCTCTCCTCCCCGGCGCGGGACCGGCTGCTGCGGCTCGCCCTCGGGGAGGCCGGGCGCAGGGCGGACCTGCCGGGTGCCCGGGTCCGCGTGCCGCATCCACCGGGTGACGACGGTCTGCGGGAGGAACTCACCGATTCCGGCCTGGCGGTCGTGGATCCCGCGACGTCGGAGCTCCGCTTCCGCCATCCGCTGGTCGCGTCGTGTGTCGTGGAACTCGCGCCGAAGGCGGCGGTACGCAAGGCGCATCTGCGGATCGCGGCACTGCTGCCGCCGAACCACCCGCAGCGTGCCCTGCATCTGTCGGCCGGGACCGTGGACCCCGACGAGGGCACGGCGTCGTGTCTCGAACGGGCGGCTGAGGAGATGGCGCAGCGGCGCGGCGAGGTGGAGGCAGCCCGGCTGTACGGCAGAGCGGCGGCGCTCAGCGAAAGCCCGTCCGGTGCCGTGCGCCGGTGGATCATGGCCGCGTCGCTCGCCACCCGGGGGGCGGCTCCGCTGGACTTCATCCGCCGCCTCCTGGACGAGGCGTCGCGGCATCCCGTGCCGGAGGACCTCGCTGTCCTCCACCAGTTCTCGATCGCCTTCTTCCAGCTGCACGAGGGTTCGGACTACCGCGCTCCGGCCGTGGTCATGTCCGAGATCCTGGACGGCCTGGGAGCGCTCCCCCAGGAGGAACCGGGCGGTCTGAGGGACTCGCTGTTCTGCCTGCTGATCCTGACCACCGTCTACACCGGGGACGACGCCCTCTGGCGGAACCTGGACCGGCACATTTCCCAGGCCTCTCCACTCGCCGCGCTCTGCTACGACGTGTGGAAGGACCCCGCCCGCACCGCGCACGGCGCCGCCGAGCGGCTGCGGCCGGTGCTGGCGGCCCTGACGCCCGAGCAGGAAGCCATGTCCGTCTGGCTGATCCTGTGGACGGCCGTCGGTGCCGACGTGATCGGTGAGCACCCCGAGCTGCTCGGGAGGCTGCAGAGGCAGCACCTCTGGGGGACCCGCTCCTTCCTCGACCTCGTCACCTGCCGGGACGACGTGATCAGGGGCCGCTGGGAGAGCGCCCTGCGCACGGCCGGCCGGGGAGCCCGGGAGTCGGCGGCACGGGGCTTCGACATCCACCGGATGACCTATCACCTGCATGCCGGGTTCGTGCTGGCCGGCAGGGGCGAAGCAGAGGCGCTCGATGCCCTGCACGAACAGCTGGGGCCCTGGGCCAGGGAGCGGGGGCTGCGCTTCCTCCTGGACGGGATGCACGCCCACCGCTCCCTCCTGGCCCTGGGGGCGGGCCGGTACGAGGACGCCTACGCCCACGCGGCTGCGGTGACCCCGCCCGGCACGCTGCCCGCCCGCGCTCCCTGGTTCCTGCACAGCTTCCTGGACCTGGTGGAAGCGGCGGGACACACCGGACGTGGGGAGCAGGCACGCGCGCACGTAGACGCGGCCGTTGCCGCCGGTGTCTCGGAGATCTCCGGTCATCACGCGTTCACCGTGGCCGCCGCGTCGGCCCTCGTCGCCCAGGACGACGCCCTGTTCCGTGCGGCGCTGGCCCGTCCCGGTGCGGAGCAGTGGCCTTTGACCCATGCCCGTCTGCACCTGGCGTACGGCGGTCACCTGCGCCGCCGGAGCCGACGTAAGGACGCCGTGCTCCCGCTGCTGGAGGCACGGCGGGTCTTCGCCGGGCTCGGCGCCGTGCAGTGGGTGGCCGCGGCCGACCGGGAGCTGAGCGCCGCGGGCGGTGCCGTCCCGGCGGCGGGGCGGGGCGAGACGCGGCCGGTGCTGACCGCGCAGGAACGCCGCATCGCCGAGCTGGCCGCCGGCGGCCTCACCAACCGGGAGATCGCGAACCGTGTCCGGGTGTCCCCCCGTACGGTCGGCGCGCACCTGTACCGGATCTTCCCCAAGCTCGGAGTGACCTCCCGTGCCGCGCTCTCCGAGGCGCTGGCGGACGCCGGTGCGCGCAGGTCCGCACCGGACACCCGGTAG